In Pseudanabaena yagii GIHE-NHR1, a genomic segment contains:
- a CDS encoding DUF6753 family protein, which yields MNSDPQPKTYLDIAIHDYDPTVKAKIYEIVAKSGIPQNDPYIAIFLSNAQVAATVATAPNLLQSALAKGFDVGIQKFRDFLATLRETAVKEQEVAISQAIANIIKNKQHQESQGYWRTISLPFIGFCAGMLMIGLAAGLVSGLAIAKVVSPQANLNPQTEKDLKWLASDEVKLAMNLVDWNRDILNTCLQDQQNLKDALIILKGKYVTKGLCALWVLPESQRVYEDRR from the coding sequence ATGAATAGCGATCCTCAACCCAAAACCTATCTGGATATTGCCATCCATGACTACGATCCCACGGTCAAAGCCAAGATTTACGAGATTGTGGCTAAGTCTGGCATTCCCCAGAACGATCCTTACATTGCGATTTTTCTGTCCAATGCTCAAGTTGCCGCCACGGTTGCCACTGCCCCCAACCTGCTCCAAAGTGCCTTAGCCAAGGGCTTCGATGTTGGTATCCAAAAGTTTCGTGACTTTCTGGCGACTCTGCGCGAGACTGCGGTTAAGGAGCAGGAGGTGGCGATTAGTCAGGCGATCGCGAATATCATCAAAAACAAACAGCATCAGGAATCTCAAGGTTATTGGCGGACGATTAGCTTGCCCTTCATTGGTTTCTGTGCGGGGATGTTGATGATTGGCTTAGCGGCAGGTCTGGTTTCGGGTTTGGCGATCGCTAAGGTTGTATCTCCTCAAGCTAATCTCAATCCCCAGACCGAAAAGGATTTGAAATGGTTAGCCAGTGATGAGGTCAAACTTGCCATGAATCTTGTGGACTGGAATAGGGACATTTTGAACACCTGTCTGCAAGACCAGCAGAACCTTAAGGACGCTTTGATTATTCTCAAGGGTAAGTACGTTACTAAAGGTTTGTGCGCTCTCTGGGTTTTACCTGAAAGCCAGAGAGTATATGAAGATCGGCGTTGA